The DNA region AGGTCCATCAGCCGGCGATAGGTCAGGCCGATATTGGTCTCGCAGCCCGGCGTCAAGGACGACATCGTCCCATCCAGCAGCACCACATGGGTGCAGGGCGTGTGGGCCACCGGCGCGGGCTCGGGCGCTTGGCGAACACCCTTGAGTGCCCGGGGCAACCACCCCCATATGCGCTCACTCAGCCGCAACGGCCCCGTCATCCTGAAGCGTCGCGTCCTGCATCATCGCCCAGACGCGGATGGGCGTGAACGGCATATCCACCTGACGCGCACCCAGGGGCCACAGCGCGTCCTGGACGCCGTTGGCCACAGCGCCGAGCGCGCCGACGGTTCCCGCCTCGCCGCAGCCCTTCATGCCCAGGGGGTTGGCGGTGGACGGGATCACCTCTGTGTGGAACCCGATCATCGGCACATCGTTGGCGCGCGGCATACCGTAATCCATGAAGGTGGCGGTCAGAAGCTGGCCGTCCTCATCAAAGACCGTGTGTTCCATGATCGCTTGGCCAATGCCCTGGGCCACGCCGCCATGGACCTGCCCCTCGGCCAGCATCGGGTTCATCAGGATGCCGAAATCATCGGCCACCGTGTAGCGGTCCACCCGCGTCTCACCGGTATCCCGGTCGATCACGACTTCGGCGATATGGCAGCCATTGGGGTAGGAGCGGCCCGGCAGCGTGGTGGTTTCCGACGCGCGCGCCAAATCGGACCGGCCCGCCGCCATGGCCCGCGACGCGGCCTCCAGCAGCGTCACCACGACGTTCGAGCCGGGGGCGCGGAACACGCCCTCCTCCGCATCGAAGGTGATGTCGCGGGCGTCCATGTCCTCCTCCAGAAAACCGATGAGCCCCGAGATTAACACATCCGCCGTCGCGCGCATCGCCGTTCCCTGAGTTGTGACGGACCGTGATCCGCCCGTGCCCCCGCCATTGGCGATGCGGTCGCTGTCGCCCTGGACAACCTCGATCTGGTCAAACGGCAGGCCGGTCTGATCATGGAGGATCTGGCGGTAGACCGTCTCATGCCCCTGCCCGTTGGATTGGGTGCCGACATAGAGCGTCGCGCCGCCATCATGCAATTCCACGGTCGCGGTTTCCTCGGGCGAGCCAAGGATGCTTTCGATGTAGAACGCCACCCCAAGACCGCGCAGACGCCCCTCCGCCTCATCCGCCGCGCGACGGGCGGCAAAGCCCGCAACATCCGCTTCCGCCTCCGCGCGCGCCATGACACGGGCAAACTCACCCACATCGTAAAGTTCTCCGGTGGCGGAGGTATAGGGAAACGCCTCGGGCGCAATGAAGTTGCGGCGGCGCAGTTCCAGCGGGTCCACGCCCAATTCGCGGGCGGCAAAATCCATCACACGCTCCAGCGCATAGATCGCCTCGGGCCGCCCCGCGCCGCGATAGGCGTCGACCTGGGTGGTGTTGGTGAAGACGCCCCGGTTGCGAAAATGCGTGGTCTGAATGTCATAGGCCCCGGCGAGGACCTTGGAAAACAGGCTCGACTGGATGCCCTGCCCGAATTCCGAATTATACGCGCCCATGTTTGACAGGCTATCGACCTTATAGGCGGTGATCTTGTGATCCGCGTCGAACCCCAGCGTGCAGGTCACGCTCAGGTCCCGACCCGAATTGTCGGACAGCATCGATTCCGTGCGTTCAGCCATCCAGCGGACTGGGCGGCCCAGGTACTTGGTGGCCAGTGCCGTCAGAAGGTATTCCGGGTAGCCCATGGCCTTCATGCCGAAGCCGCCGCCCACGTCGGGGTTGGTGACGCGGATTTGCTCCACCTCCATCCCCAGCAGTTTGGCGAGGTCTTTCTTGGTGCCCCAAACGCCCTGCCCGTTCACCGCCATATGCAGGCGGTCGCCGTCCATTTCCGCGAAGCATCCCCGCGGCTCCATGGAATTGACGATCACGCGGTTGTCGTAGGTGATCAGCGTGACGGTGCGGGCGGAGGCGGCCAGCGCCGCATCGGTGGCGGCCTCATCCCCCACGGCAAAGTCATAGACCAGATTGTCGGGCGCGCTGTCATGGATCACGGCGCCCCCCAGGGCCAAGTCCAGCTTCACCGGCAGGTCGTCGACATCCAGCACGATCAGTT from Jannaschia sp. CCS1 includes:
- a CDS encoding xanthine dehydrogenase family protein molybdopterin-binding subunit encodes the protein MSKFGSSQSVTRFEDTRFLTGEGGYVDDITPPGALHGYVLRATMAHGTITELDVADARAADGIHLVLTAADLADLGVRNAMRFFRADNQDGTKGNGAPRPILAEGRVRFVGDPVAFIVADTLQQARDAAELIVLDVDDLPVKLDLALGGAVIHDSAPDNLVYDFAVGDEAATDAALAASARTVTLITYDNRVIVNSMEPRGCFAEMDGDRLHMAVNGQGVWGTKKDLAKLLGMEVEQIRVTNPDVGGGFGMKAMGYPEYLLTALATKYLGRPVRWMAERTESMLSDNSGRDLSVTCTLGFDADHKITAYKVDSLSNMGAYNSEFGQGIQSSLFSKVLAGAYDIQTTHFRNRGVFTNTTQVDAYRGAGRPEAIYALERVMDFAARELGVDPLELRRRNFIAPEAFPYTSATGELYDVGEFARVMARAEAEADVAGFAARRAADEAEGRLRGLGVAFYIESILGSPEETATVELHDGGATLYVGTQSNGQGHETVYRQILHDQTGLPFDQIEVVQGDSDRIANGGGTGGSRSVTTQGTAMRATADVLISGLIGFLEEDMDARDITFDAEEGVFRAPGSNVVVTLLEAASRAMAAGRSDLARASETTTLPGRSYPNGCHIAEVVIDRDTGETRVDRYTVADDFGILMNPMLAEGQVHGGVAQGIGQAIMEHTVFDEDGQLLTATFMDYGMPRANDVPMIGFHTEVIPSTANPLGMKGCGEAGTVGALGAVANGVQDALWPLGARQVDMPFTPIRVWAMMQDATLQDDGAVAAE